From Solidesulfovibrio carbinoliphilus subsp. oakridgensis, the proteins below share one genomic window:
- a CDS encoding HD family phosphohydrolase, producing MSEIVDKVKRKIKGQQPSQASQGSRCCPAPHGLPGFVFFLAAVFTLSFVARLGLDNSVRLFTAGEIATQDVAADQSLQIEDVEATSRKRDQVADSQPPVFDVSPLPYEALAKSAEDILASVRAAGGEDLEKLRWQIAENLNTEIGSDIIEVWRQDDFKALLQGEVLPWLKQNYEPGVVASTALFAPFKNGVLMRDLPSMMETLRVDTRDVRDLKQIKDDLEHKLKVSMNKPFRLRKAVYTLIYPLLAPNMTFNQDITQARKREITRAVEPLYYIIKKGEVIVRQGERVGPIQQLKLQALYSHRKGPYNLLRAFGVFGMCLMFLAVLYISLERSGIKRIRSTDWVFLGVILLIFGMLAKVADVVTLPGGGGLPEATRSIYFAFSLPMAGAAGILALFFSKRLCILVSLILSFLAANMVYGGIGIFCYYFVGSMIYIYLMKRSETRSQVLKSVLPLLASLCAIWLSVNLMELGDPAMAGTGLVFVALSSFLSLLAVVGIAPIMELIFGYTSRFRLMELLNLEQPLLQELMVKAPGTYHHALIVSNMVEAGARAIGANPLLGKVAALYHDIGKLKNPHYFIENISCKENRHNKLAPSMSALILIAHVKKGVELAREHRLGQQITDLIGQHHGTTLIAYFHHKAKELAESKGDDPVREEDYRYPGPKPQSKEAGLILLADAIEASSRTLVDPTPSRIKGHIQNIVRKIYTEGELDESQLTLKDLTLLTDTFHRILTGIFHQRIEYPSAKAVEAKNGKPREEPVCAVDPKTAEHAA from the coding sequence ATGAGCGAGATAGTAGACAAGGTAAAACGGAAAATTAAGGGCCAGCAGCCGTCCCAGGCCTCCCAGGGGAGCCGTTGCTGTCCGGCGCCCCATGGGTTGCCGGGATTCGTTTTTTTCCTGGCCGCCGTTTTCACCTTGAGTTTCGTGGCCCGGCTCGGGCTCGACAATTCGGTCCGGCTGTTTACGGCCGGCGAGATCGCGACCCAGGACGTGGCCGCGGACCAGAGCCTCCAGATCGAGGATGTGGAAGCCACCAGCCGCAAGCGCGACCAGGTGGCCGATTCCCAGCCCCCGGTCTTCGACGTCAGCCCCCTGCCCTACGAGGCCCTGGCCAAAAGCGCCGAGGACATCCTGGCCTCGGTCCGCGCCGCCGGCGGCGAGGACCTGGAAAAGCTGCGGTGGCAGATCGCGGAGAACCTCAACACCGAAATCGGCAGTGACATCATCGAGGTCTGGCGGCAGGACGACTTCAAGGCCCTGCTCCAGGGGGAGGTCCTGCCCTGGCTCAAGCAGAACTACGAGCCCGGGGTCGTGGCCTCGACCGCGCTTTTCGCGCCGTTTAAAAACGGCGTGCTCATGCGCGATCTGCCCTCCATGATGGAGACGCTGCGCGTGGACACGCGCGACGTCAGGGACTTGAAGCAGATAAAAGACGACCTGGAGCACAAGCTCAAGGTGTCCATGAACAAGCCCTTTCGCCTGCGAAAGGCGGTCTATACCCTCATCTATCCCCTGCTCGCGCCGAACATGACCTTCAACCAGGACATCACCCAGGCCAGGAAGCGCGAGATCACCCGGGCCGTGGAACCGCTCTACTACATCATCAAGAAAGGCGAGGTCATCGTACGCCAGGGCGAGCGCGTGGGGCCGATCCAGCAGTTAAAGCTCCAGGCCCTCTATTCGCACCGCAAAGGGCCCTACAACCTGCTGCGCGCGTTCGGCGTGTTCGGCATGTGCCTCATGTTCCTGGCCGTGCTCTACATCTCGCTTGAACGCTCGGGCATAAAGCGCATCCGCAGCACGGACTGGGTCTTTCTCGGCGTCATCCTGCTCATTTTCGGCATGCTGGCCAAGGTGGCCGACGTGGTCACCCTGCCGGGCGGAGGGGGGCTGCCCGAGGCCACGCGCTCGATCTACTTCGCCTTCAGCCTGCCCATGGCCGGCGCGGCCGGCATCCTGGCCCTTTTTTTCTCCAAGCGGCTATGCATCCTGGTCAGCCTCATCCTGTCGTTTCTGGCCGCCAACATGGTCTACGGCGGCATCGGCATCTTCTGTTATTATTTCGTCGGCTCCATGATCTACATCTACCTCATGAAGCGTTCCGAAACCCGGTCCCAGGTCCTTAAAAGCGTGCTGCCGCTCCTGGCCTCGCTGTGCGCCATCTGGCTGTCGGTCAACCTCATGGAGCTGGGCGACCCGGCCATGGCCGGCACGGGCCTGGTCTTCGTGGCCCTGTCCTCGTTCCTGTCGCTTTTGGCCGTGGTCGGCATCGCCCCGATCATGGAACTCATCTTCGGCTACACCTCGCGGTTTCGCCTGATGGAACTCCTGAACCTGGAGCAACCCCTGCTCCAGGAGCTGATGGTCAAGGCGCCCGGCACCTACCACCATGCGCTCATCGTCTCCAACATGGTCGAGGCCGGGGCAAGGGCCATCGGGGCCAATCCGCTCCTCGGCAAGGTGGCGGCCCTGTACCACGACATCGGCAAGCTCAAAAATCCCCATTATTTCATCGAAAACATCTCCTGCAAGGAGAACCGCCACAACAAGCTCGCCCCGTCCATGAGCGCGCTCATTTTGATCGCCCACGTCAAAAAGGGCGTGGAGCTGGCCCGGGAGCACCGGCTCGGCCAGCAGATCACGGATCTGATCGGCCAGCACCACGGCACCACGCTCATCGCCTACTTCCACCACAAGGCCAAGGAACTGGCCGAATCCAAGGGCGACGACCCGGTGCGCGAAGAGGACTACCGTTATCCCGGCCCCAAGCCCCAGAGCAAGGAAGCGGGCCTCATTCTCCTGGCCGACGCCATCGAGGCCTCGAGCCGGACCCTGGTCGATCCGACGCCGAGCCGCATCAAGGGACACATCCAGAACATCGTGCGCAAGATCTACACCGAGGGCGAACTCGACGAATCCCAGTTGACGCTCAAGGACCTGACGCTTTTGACCGACACCTTCCACCGCATCCTGACCGGCATCTTCCACCAGCGGATCGAATACCCGAGCGCCAAGGCCGTGGAGGCCAAAAACGGCAAGCCCCGCGAGGAGCCGGTCTGCGCCGTGGATCCCAAGACCGCGGAACACGCCGCATGA
- a CDS encoding sensor domain-containing diguanylate cyclase — translation MVETSEDHACALQNLCGDLHKIGCGEDPAWLAVLLFVRDLVRHFSLFSDVQKKAVQRFVFRELARRDPSERQLRRIVTGLEGFLAENSRTAALRQALAAEKKATHALAESVSAFLRESLASERERGKLLGRFGCEAMGTLSGESEPAAMVAQLRGLVTDMLTHYREEALAWEQKANQLEKTVRVDPLLAPLHNRRALDSHLRQAIAGAADGQKPLSVLMIDVDNFKTSINDVHGHTVGDDVLRALAKIIDGHAAKNGWFAARYGGDELVLACGLDGETAEFHADAIRLAVQQYEFRPRVGGTFAGTPIRFTVSIGVAAYESGMTAEDLVAAADRAMYRVKGTGRNNVARFAAAAPA, via the coding sequence ATGGTCGAGACTTCCGAGGATCACGCCTGCGCCCTGCAAAACCTGTGCGGCGATCTCCACAAAATCGGCTGCGGGGAAGACCCGGCCTGGCTCGCGGTCCTGCTCTTCGTCCGCGATCTGGTCCGCCATTTCTCCCTTTTCAGCGACGTCCAGAAAAAGGCGGTGCAGCGGTTCGTCTTTCGCGAACTGGCCCGGCGCGATCCGTCCGAAAGGCAGTTGCGCCGGATCGTCACCGGCCTGGAAGGGTTTCTGGCGGAAAATTCCCGGACCGCGGCCCTCAGGCAGGCGCTTGCGGCCGAGAAGAAGGCCACCCATGCCCTGGCCGAGTCGGTCAGCGCCTTTTTGCGGGAATCCCTGGCCTCGGAGCGGGAGCGGGGGAAGCTTTTGGGCCGCTTCGGCTGCGAGGCCATGGGCACCCTTTCGGGCGAGTCCGAACCGGCCGCCATGGTGGCCCAGTTGCGGGGGCTCGTGACGGACATGCTCACCCACTACCGGGAGGAGGCCCTGGCCTGGGAGCAAAAGGCCAACCAGCTCGAAAAGACCGTGCGGGTGGATCCGCTCCTGGCGCCGCTCCATAACCGCCGGGCCCTGGACAGCCATCTCCGGCAGGCCATCGCCGGGGCCGCGGACGGCCAAAAGCCGCTTTCCGTGCTCATGATCGACGTGGACAATTTCAAGACCAGCATCAATGACGTCCACGGCCACACCGTGGGCGACGACGTCCTGCGCGCCCTGGCCAAGATCATCGACGGCCACGCGGCCAAAAACGGCTGGTTCGCGGCCCGCTACGGCGGCGACGAGCTGGTGCTGGCCTGCGGCCTGGACGGGGAGACGGCCGAATTCCATGCCGACGCCATCCGGCTGGCCGTGCAGCAGTACGAATTCCGCCCACGCGTCGGCGGCACGTTCGCCGGCACGCCCATCCGTTTCACCGTGTCCATCGGCGTCGCCGCCTATGAGTCCGGCATGACGGCCGAGGATCTGGTGGCCGCGGCCGACAGGGCCATGTACCGGGTCAAGGGAACGGGCCGCAACAATGTGGCCCGCTTCGCCGCAGCCGCCCCGGCCTGA
- a CDS encoding PAS domain-containing sensor histidine kinase, with the protein MTDTPPLWDDPAFAGAMMDASPDLFFFKDASGVYRYANTAFCRLFGLSREAVVGHTDADLFPPENAERHTRADRSVLAGGRSDSFEYEVARNGRTVWLQVLKTPVADASGQAAGLFCTARNITGHKQREAQARLTRNELEKDVSEQAEDLRQANQELRRQIEERHKAEQALEQSLRTVNLILENSPIGIAFVSERVVQRANPRFHELFARPGGSILGLSTAAFYPDREAFEAFGREFYPILGRGERVDTVRVMRRADGTDFWCRIIGQVLFPDRPQAGSIWLMEDVTDRRLAEEATLAAERLKREFMDNMSHEIRTPLNGILGMAELLQAAALPPEQRGQVETLQEAAHILMDLLESILDFSRLDSGDTETRRTPFSLNNIIQGAVNSFGSAALKKGLSLRWQISPQAPDTVVGDGGGLRQVLAALISNAIKFTNEGMVEVVVGLGPLGEVSAGRTGEGDSPVLLTVAVGDTGIGLAPDQLETIFEPFRQADGSMTRRFGGAGLGLAIARKLAAAMGGTLEVRSEPGKGSVFCFTAPFDLLPATA; encoded by the coding sequence ATGACGGACACGCCACCCCTCTGGGACGACCCGGCTTTTGCCGGGGCCATGATGGACGCTTCCCCGGACCTTTTTTTCTTCAAGGACGCCTCCGGCGTCTACCGGTACGCCAACACGGCCTTTTGCCGCCTGTTCGGGCTCTCCCGGGAAGCCGTTGTCGGCCACACCGACGCGGACCTCTTTCCCCCCGAAAACGCCGAACGCCATACCCGGGCCGACCGGTCGGTGCTGGCCGGCGGCCGGTCCGACTCCTTTGAATACGAGGTGGCCCGAAACGGCCGGACGGTCTGGCTGCAGGTGCTCAAAACCCCGGTTGCGGATGCGTCCGGGCAGGCGGCCGGCCTTTTTTGCACCGCCCGCAACATCACCGGGCACAAGCAGCGGGAAGCCCAGGCCCGGCTCACCCGCAACGAACTGGAAAAGGACGTCAGCGAACAGGCCGAGGACCTGCGCCAGGCCAACCAGGAGTTGCGCCGCCAGATCGAGGAGCGGCACAAGGCCGAACAGGCCCTGGAACAATCCCTGCGGACCGTCAACCTGATTCTGGAAAACAGCCCCATCGGCATCGCCTTCGTTTCCGAACGCGTGGTGCAACGGGCCAACCCCCGTTTCCACGAGCTGTTCGCCCGGCCCGGCGGCTCCATCCTCGGCCTTTCCACCGCGGCCTTCTATCCCGACCGGGAGGCCTTCGAGGCGTTCGGCCGGGAGTTCTATCCGATTCTCGGCCGGGGCGAGCGGGTGGACACGGTGCGGGTCATGCGCCGGGCCGACGGCACGGATTTCTGGTGCCGCATCATCGGCCAGGTCCTTTTTCCGGACCGGCCCCAGGCCGGCTCCATCTGGCTCATGGAGGACGTGACCGACAGGCGGCTGGCCGAGGAGGCGACGCTGGCCGCCGAACGCCTCAAGCGCGAGTTCATGGACAACATGTCCCACGAGATCCGCACGCCCCTAAACGGCATCCTCGGCATGGCCGAACTGCTCCAGGCCGCCGCCCTGCCTCCCGAGCAGCGCGGGCAGGTGGAAACCTTGCAGGAGGCCGCCCACATCCTGATGGACCTCCTTGAGAGCATCCTCGATTTCTCGCGCCTGGATTCCGGCGACACGGAGACCCGGCGCACGCCGTTCAGTCTCAACAACATCATCCAGGGGGCCGTCAATTCCTTCGGCTCCGCGGCCCTCAAAAAGGGCCTGTCCCTGCGCTGGCAGATCAGCCCGCAGGCCCCGGACACGGTGGTCGGGGACGGCGGCGGCCTGCGCCAGGTGCTGGCCGCGCTTATAAGCAACGCCATCAAGTTCACGAACGAGGGAATGGTGGAAGTGGTGGTGGGCCTTGGCCCGTTGGGCGAGGTGTCCGCCGGCCGGACCGGGGAGGGGGATTCGCCGGTGCTGCTGACGGTTGCCGTGGGGGACACGGGCATCGGCCTGGCCCCGGACCAGCTCGAAACCATTTTCGAGCCGTTTCGGCAGGCCGACGGCAGCATGACCCGCCGTTTCGGCGGCGCGGGCCTGGGGCTCGCCATCGCCCGCAAGCTGGCCGCCGCCATGGGCGGCACCCTCGAGGTCCGCAGCGAACCGGGCAAGGGGAGCGTGTTTTGCTTCACCGCCCCCTTCGACCTCCTGCCCGCCACGGCCTGA
- a CDS encoding NFACT RNA binding domain-containing protein, producing the protein MEAVFFRFLAEELAAVLPGCRVEKVFLPAPNVLSLALYVPPGREPAGLAGKRTVYLHARYGTGRFFLFLSAMKTIQPDRAPEPAMRLRKHLRGRRVAGVLADWPRRRLTLVLGGEGPSLVLDPRAFPSLATTPPVPPGAGDIGWPPLDAVLGDPDIWQAHPHLSPALRRRLAALPRPAAEAAYAALQNGEAREFFVHYRQGEPDAVWPLAWPGTTGGERPGVRARAFATALEAAAAFGEPLAFGEVSGREAAPRRAAQAAGQRRLARALAKLAADEERMLAFIARRAEADALAANLHRLDKDAKMTALSLPAEDGGNLELRLDPALSVVRNMQKLYHLAAKGERGLRAIAKRRGDLQDGKKYLQGREQTAGTSAPSRTPPAPLAGVAAHVYRTSDGFLVLRGKNARANDQLLRLASPFDFWFHAAGGPGAHVILRRDHPGREVPRQSLLEAAGLAALSSFAAASGAADVMMARVADVRRVKGAAAGQVSVATVLETLRVAPDPRLEGLREPA; encoded by the coding sequence ATGGAGGCCGTTTTTTTTCGCTTCCTGGCCGAGGAGCTGGCCGCCGTCCTCCCCGGCTGCCGGGTGGAGAAGGTCTTCCTGCCCGCGCCAAACGTCCTGTCCCTGGCCCTGTACGTCCCCCCGGGGCGCGAACCGGCCGGACTGGCCGGAAAAAGGACCGTCTACCTCCACGCCCGCTACGGCACGGGCCGCTTTTTCCTCTTTCTTTCGGCCATGAAGACGATCCAGCCGGACCGGGCCCCGGAACCGGCCATGCGCCTGCGCAAGCACCTGCGCGGCCGCCGGGTGGCGGGAGTCCTGGCCGACTGGCCGCGCCGCCGGCTGACCCTGGTCCTTGGCGGCGAGGGTCCGTCCCTGGTCCTTGATCCCCGCGCCTTTCCGTCCCTGGCGACCACGCCGCCCGTGCCGCCGGGGGCGGGCGACATCGGCTGGCCGCCGCTCGACGCCGTGCTCGGCGACCCGGACATCTGGCAGGCCCATCCCCACCTGTCGCCGGCCCTGCGCCGCCGGCTGGCCGCCCTGCCCCGGCCCGCGGCCGAGGCCGCCTATGCGGCCCTCCAAAACGGGGAGGCCCGGGAATTTTTCGTGCACTACCGGCAGGGCGAACCGGACGCGGTCTGGCCCCTGGCCTGGCCCGGAACAACGGGCGGGGAGCGGCCGGGAGTCCGCGCCCGGGCCTTTGCCACGGCCCTTGAGGCCGCGGCCGCCTTTGGCGAACCGCTGGCCTTTGGAGAGGTGTCCGGCCGGGAGGCCGCGCCCCGGCGGGCGGCCCAGGCGGCGGGCCAGCGACGGCTGGCCCGGGCCCTGGCCAAACTTGCCGCGGACGAGGAGCGGATGCTGGCATTTATTGCCCGCCGGGCCGAGGCCGACGCCCTGGCCGCCAACCTCCACCGCCTGGACAAAGACGCCAAGATGACTGCACTTTCCCTGCCGGCCGAGGATGGCGGCAACCTGGAGCTGCGCCTCGACCCGGCCCTCTCCGTGGTCCGGAACATGCAAAAGCTTTATCATTTGGCGGCCAAAGGGGAACGGGGCCTTCGCGCCATCGCCAAGCGTCGGGGGGACTTGCAAGATGGGAAAAAATACTTACAAGGTCGGGAACAAACCGCCGGCACCTCTGCGCCCTCCCGGACCCCGCCCGCGCCCCTTGCCGGGGTGGCGGCCCACGTCTACCGCACTTCCGACGGCTTTCTGGTCCTTCGGGGCAAAAACGCCCGGGCCAACGACCAGCTCCTGCGCCTGGCCAGCCCTTTTGATTTCTGGTTTCACGCCGCAGGCGGGCCCGGGGCCCACGTGATCCTGCGCCGGGACCATCCCGGCCGGGAGGTCCCCCGGCAAAGCCTCCTGGAGGCGGCCGGACTGGCCGCCCTGTCGAGCTTCGCGGCCGCGTCCGGGGCCGCGGACGTCATGATGGCCCGGGTGGCCGACGTGCGGCGCGTGAAGGGCGCGGCCGCCGGCCAGGTGTCGGTGGCCACGGTCCTCGAGACGCTGCGGGTGGCCCCGGACCCGCGGCTCGAAGGGTTGCGGGAACCCGCGTGA
- a CDS encoding PhoH family protein: protein MIETLGHERRLEFDDSELARDLFGPHNENIALIADKSGARLDTRGSAVIVRAESEETLSHVANVLVQLYGLLRQGKPVYPADVEQALSVLAREPEASLQRVYREESLAVSPKKTVTPKTATQRQYLASIRKHDLVFGIGPAGTGKTYLAVAMGVGFLLERRVKRLILTRPAVEAGEKLGFLPGDMVEKVNPYLRPLYDALNDMLDFRKVREMLDTGVIEVAPLAFMRGRTLNDALIILDEAQNTTPEQMKMFLTRLGLASKAVVTGDVTQIDLPPRSVSGLVEAKRVLDGVHGIDFVSFTDADVIRHPLVGRIVQAYERDSRQGKTEN from the coding sequence ATGATCGAAACGCTTGGCCACGAACGGCGGCTCGAATTCGACGACTCCGAGCTGGCCAGGGACCTGTTTGGTCCCCACAACGAAAATATCGCCCTGATTGCCGACAAATCCGGGGCGCGTCTCGACACCAGGGGCAGCGCGGTGATTGTGCGCGCCGAGTCCGAGGAGACGCTTTCCCATGTGGCCAATGTGCTGGTGCAGCTCTACGGCCTTTTGCGCCAGGGCAAGCCCGTCTATCCGGCCGACGTGGAACAGGCGCTCAGCGTCCTGGCCCGGGAGCCCGAGGCCAGCCTGCAGCGGGTCTACCGCGAGGAAAGCCTGGCCGTTTCCCCGAAAAAGACCGTCACCCCCAAGACCGCCACCCAGCGGCAGTACCTGGCCTCGATCCGCAAGCACGACCTGGTCTTCGGCATCGGGCCGGCCGGCACGGGCAAGACCTACCTGGCCGTGGCCATGGGCGTCGGGTTCCTGCTGGAGCGCCGGGTCAAGCGGCTGATCCTCACCCGGCCGGCGGTGGAAGCGGGCGAGAAGCTCGGCTTCCTGCCCGGCGACATGGTGGAAAAGGTCAATCCGTACCTGCGTCCGCTCTACGACGCCTTAAACGACATGCTCGACTTCCGGAAAGTCCGGGAGATGCTCGACACCGGGGTCATCGAGGTGGCCCCCCTGGCCTTCATGCGCGGCCGGACCTTAAACGACGCGCTCATCATCCTGGACGAGGCCCAGAACACCACGCCCGAACAGATGAAGATGTTCCTGACCCGGCTTGGGCTCGCGTCCAAGGCCGTGGTCACGGGCGACGTGACCCAGATCGACCTGCCCCCCCGCTCGGTATCCGGCCTGGTTGAGGCCAAACGGGTGCTGGACGGGGTGCACGGCATTGATTTCGTCTCTTTTACCGACGCGGACGTCATCCGCCATCCCCTCGTGGGAAGGATCGTACAGGCCTATGAGCGAGATAGTAGACAAGGTAAAACGGAAAATTAA
- the ybeY gene encoding rRNA maturation RNase YbeY has product MIGVARGLFAPGLPGTRFEIGALCGRVLRALDLDGREYDLRLVGDGEMAALNRDYLGLVGPTNVLSFPADDPGRPEYLGEMAVSLDTVAREAFLYGQEPATHLARLLAHGFLHLAGLDHGPVMEALTEQAVEAVAADGQSLPA; this is encoded by the coding sequence ATGATCGGGGTGGCGCGCGGGCTTTTCGCGCCCGGCCTTCCGGGGACGCGCTTCGAGATCGGGGCGCTTTGCGGCCGGGTGCTGCGTGCCCTCGACCTTGACGGCCGGGAGTACGACCTGCGGCTGGTCGGGGATGGGGAGATGGCGGCGCTCAACCGGGACTATCTCGGCCTTGTCGGCCCGACCAACGTCCTGAGCTTTCCGGCCGACGATCCGGGCCGGCCGGAGTATCTCGGGGAAATGGCCGTCAGTCTCGACACGGTGGCCCGGGAGGCCTTTCTCTACGGCCAGGAGCCGGCCACCCATCTGGCCCGGCTCCTGGCCCACGGATTTTTGCACCTGGCCGGCCTCGACCACGGCCCGGTCATGGAAGCCCTGACCGAGCAGGCGGTGGAGGCGGTTGCGGCCGACGGCCAAAGCTTGCCGGCCTGA
- the dksA gene encoding RNA polymerase-binding protein DksA — translation MDSKDVEFFRELLNGMLHDILKKGEETIEDMTDTVEVYADPADRATAESDRAFTLRLRDRERRLIKKIKEALDRIDEGTYGECVECGEDISVARMKARPVTTLCIKCKSRQEADEDLRGD, via the coding sequence ATGGATTCCAAGGATGTCGAATTTTTCCGCGAACTCCTAAACGGCATGCTCCACGATATCCTCAAGAAGGGCGAGGAAACCATCGAGGACATGACCGACACCGTCGAGGTCTACGCCGATCCGGCCGACCGGGCCACGGCCGAGTCCGACCGCGCCTTCACCCTGCGCCTGCGCGACCGGGAGCGCCGGCTGATCAAGAAGATCAAGGAGGCCCTGGACCGCATCGACGAGGGCACCTACGGCGAATGCGTGGAGTGCGGCGAGGACATCAGCGTCGCCCGCATGAAGGCCCGGCCCGTCACCACCCTTTGCATCAAGTGCAAAAGCCGCCAGGAAGCCGACGAGGACCTTCGCGGGGACTAG
- a CDS encoding ATP-grasp domain-containing protein: protein MLLTEHAGKALFAEAGIETPPGLALGPGEAAGFVPPFAAPWYLKAQTLSGGRGKAGGVVRLDDPAGLEAAAEGLFGLSLGGQTPPFLRLEPVVPFDRAVYLSLGVSRERKALCLTVARQGGVDVEGLAGSEELLVLDVPPPFALTPRLGRAAFFHLGLEPERFEAFFTLLSRLFAAVDAYGLLLAEINPLAVTPDGRFVALDAKVVVDDHAVCVTPALARFGDDRFATPSERRAVAHKLSFVSLAGRVGLVANGAGLAMATMDALDTAGLSAANFLDFGGAADAPRLTAAFDLIFADPNVTACCVNMYGGILSCLDVAEALAVTLADAPPPRPVVVRFAGNGATAGAARLRRLGLPSLLVAGDMDEAMALLSEIVPVGPRRPLSIPLAEACRDRPAVAPTDAGMARRTTPSLPSLLDLDQTSGVLVQGLTGRAGRLHARRMVAGGTNVACGVTPFRGGTAVDGIPVYGTVAQAVRHHDIALSVLFVPAPGAADAVLEAAEAGIRRIVCITDGVPQKDMLAVRTALAGQGTLLLGPNTPGLCLPGRMQAGIMPGEPFSPGPVAVFSRSGTLAYEVCSRLTAAGIGQAVVAGIGGDPFGGAGFVELCEMVRHDERVRAVMVVGEVGGYAEEDLAAHVAATGYPKPVAAFVAGLTAPPGRTLGHAGALLDRPGGITEKLACLARAGIAVCPELGDVAGVMAGALCGA from the coding sequence ATGCTCTTGACAGAACACGCCGGCAAGGCCCTTTTCGCCGAGGCCGGCATCGAGACGCCCCCGGGACTGGCCCTCGGTCCGGGCGAGGCGGCCGGGTTCGTGCCGCCCTTTGCCGCGCCCTGGTACTTGAAGGCCCAGACCCTTTCCGGCGGCCGGGGCAAGGCCGGCGGGGTGGTCCGGCTGGACGATCCGGCCGGGCTCGAAGCCGCGGCCGAAGGGTTGTTCGGCCTCTCGCTTGGCGGCCAGACGCCGCCTTTTTTGCGCCTGGAGCCGGTGGTGCCCTTTGACCGGGCCGTCTACCTGTCCCTGGGCGTCTCCCGGGAGCGCAAGGCCCTGTGCCTGACCGTGGCCCGGCAGGGCGGGGTGGACGTGGAAGGGCTGGCCGGCTCCGAGGAGCTGCTCGTCCTCGACGTGCCGCCGCCCTTTGCCCTGACCCCGAGGCTCGGCCGGGCCGCCTTTTTCCACCTGGGCCTGGAGCCGGAGCGGTTCGAGGCCTTTTTTACCCTGCTCTCCCGGCTTTTCGCGGCCGTCGACGCCTACGGTCTGCTCCTGGCCGAGATCAACCCCCTGGCCGTGACTCCGGACGGCCGGTTCGTGGCCCTGGACGCCAAGGTGGTGGTCGACGACCACGCCGTCTGCGTCACCCCGGCCCTGGCCCGGTTCGGGGACGACCGCTTCGCCACCCCGTCGGAGCGGCGGGCCGTGGCCCACAAGCTGTCTTTCGTGAGCCTGGCCGGCCGGGTGGGGCTGGTGGCCAACGGCGCCGGCCTGGCCATGGCCACCATGGACGCCCTGGACACGGCCGGGCTTTCGGCCGCCAATTTCCTGGATTTCGGCGGCGCGGCCGACGCCCCGCGCCTCACGGCCGCCTTTGACCTGATCTTTGCCGACCCGAACGTCACGGCCTGCTGCGTCAATATGTACGGCGGCATCCTGTCGTGTCTCGACGTGGCCGAGGCCCTGGCCGTGACCCTGGCCGACGCGCCGCCGCCACGGCCGGTGGTGGTGCGCTTTGCCGGCAACGGGGCGACTGCCGGGGCGGCCCGCCTGCGCCGGCTCGGGCTGCCGTCGTTGCTGGTCGCCGGGGACATGGACGAGGCCATGGCCCTGCTCTCGGAAATCGTTCCGGTCGGCCCCAGGCGGCCGCTTTCCATCCCCCTGGCCGAGGCCTGCCGGGACCGGCCGGCCGTTGCGCCGACAGACGCGGGGATGGCCCGCCGGACCACGCCTTCCCTGCCTTCGCTTCTCGACCTCGACCAAACGTCCGGCGTGCTGGTCCAGGGCCTGACCGGCCGGGCCGGCCGGCTCCACGCCCGGCGGATGGTGGCCGGGGGCACCAACGTGGCCTGCGGGGTGACGCCGTTTCGGGGCGGTACGGCCGTGGACGGGATTCCGGTCTACGGCACCGTGGCCCAGGCGGTTCGCCACCACGACATCGCCCTGTCCGTCCTCTTCGTGCCCGCGCCCGGGGCGGCCGACGCCGTCCTGGAGGCGGCCGAGGCCGGCATCCGGCGGATCGTGTGCATCACCGACGGCGTGCCCCAGAAGGACATGCTGGCCGTGCGCACGGCCCTGGCCGGCCAGGGCACGCTGCTCCTTGGCCCCAACACGCCGGGCCTTTGCCTGCCGGGCCGGATGCAGGCCGGCATCATGCCCGGGGAGCCGTTTTCGCCCGGCCCGGTGGCGGTCTTTTCCCGCAGCGGCACCCTGGCCTACGAGGTCTGCTCACGGCTTACCGCCGCCGGCATCGGCCAGGCCGTGGTGGCCGGCATCGGCGGCGATCCGTTCGGCGGGGCGGGATTCGTGGAACTGTGCGAAATGGTGCGCCATGACGAGCGGGTGCGGGCCGTCATGGTCGTCGGCGAGGTCGGCGGCTACGCCGAGGAGGATTTGGCCGCCCACGTGGCCGCGACCGGCTATCCCAAGCCGGTGGCCGCCTTCGTGGCCGGGCTGACGGCCCCGCCGGGGCGCACCCTCGGCCATGCCGGGGCCCTTCTCGACCGGCCGGGCGGCATCACGGAAAAGCTGGCCTGCCTGGCCCGGGCCGGCATTGCCGTGTGTCCGGAACTCGGCGACGTGGCCGGCGTCATGGCCGGGGCGCTCTGCGGCGCGTAG